In a genomic window of Mercenaria mercenaria strain notata chromosome 19, MADL_Memer_1, whole genome shotgun sequence:
- the LOC123542918 gene encoding uncharacterized protein LOC123542918 — MCNKCFRHHLKAKQCRNHVLVDTKRVSLIAAIKDRNASLLTTLEQDCQLLSSKITETEQKLNTELYSDSALFIQTVNCKPLVLAIKQGVSGVQTANCIKEFEFVPEKQMQHLCSSVHNFGRITTSVRKVNASLEAIKLPFGGQDKSVVLVEEPVSKSNYQEKKELKVAPLFVVGAYVRASNWMPKGTYKEHRNQPETVTTVNRNYGTCNVCVKWDATGYTGNYLTSDVKLI, encoded by the exons ATGTGCAACAAATGCTTTCGGCATCATTTGAAAGCAAAGCAATGCAGAAATCACGTTCTGGTTGACACAAAAAGAGTATCTTTGATAGCGGCCATTAAAGACAGAAATGCCAGTTTACTGACCACGCTAGAGCAGGATTGCCAACTTCTTTCCTCTAAAATAACTGAAACTGAACAGAAACTAAACACAGAACTGTACTCTGACAGTGCCCTGTTTATTCAGACGGTAAATTGCAAGCCCTTAGTTCTTGCCATTAAGCAGGGAGTATCTGGAGTGCAAACAGCAAATTGTATCAAAGAATTTGAATTTGTACCAGAAAAGCAGATGCAGCATCTGTGTAGCTCCGTACACAATTTCGGACGAATTACAACTTCAGTTAGAAAAGTAAATGCCAGTTTAGAAGCTATAAAACTGCCTTTTGGAGGACAAGACAAGTCCGTTGTTCTTGTGGAGGAGCCTGTATCTAAAAGCAATTACCAAGAGAAAAAGG aATTGAAAGTAGCTCCATTATTTGTTGTCGGTGCATATGTACGCGCATCCAACTGGATGCCGAAAGGCACATATAAG GAACATAGAAATCAGCCTGAAACTGTAACCACTGTAAACCGAAACTATGGTACATGTAATGTCTGCGTGAAATGGGATGCAACAGGATATACTGGAAATTATCTCACTTCAGATGTTAagcttatttaa
- the LOC123542398 gene encoding E3 ubiquitin-protein ligase TRIM33-like isoform X1, whose amino-acid sequence MEVAGRRVIDDEGDIVEETDIECEPCKGEHVATTANGMCRECEEYMCNTCFRHHLKAKQCRSHVLVDTQNVSLIASHKSAGNVEKCKHHVNEEIKFYCRKHDIVGCGECMIPDHSGCNAENIKGLARGFEVTEDFKCLRKKLEGLGASNNENERKVRENQKANKLMYERALKDIRKFRKDVNDYLDKAETYVTNEAKGIENRNTSLLTRLEQDWQHLSSKITEIEQKLNTELYSDSSLFIQTVNCKPLILAIEQEVSRVQTANCIKEFEFVPEKQMQHLRSSVHNFGRITTSVRAVNASLEAMKLPSGGEDKSVDLEDAAVAKPLDKEKPDLKSLQTFAVGARVRKSGLGFCMDHRSRPGTVTAINKNYGTVDVKWDATGYTGSYHISLLRLI is encoded by the exons ATGGAAGTCGCTGGAAGAAGAGTTATTGATGATGAGGGAGATATTGTTGAAGAAACTGACATCGAATGTGAACCATGCAAGGGTGAGCATGTTGCAACCACCGCGAATGGAATGTGTCGTGAATGTGAAGAATATATGTGTAACACATGTTTTCGACATCATTTGAAAGCTAAACAGTGTAGAAGTCACGTTCTGGTTGACACACAAAATGTGTCTTTGATAGCGTCTCATAAAAGTGCTGGAAATGTTGAGAAGTGTAAACACCATgttaatgaagaaataaaattttattgtcgTAAACATGACATTGTAGGATGTGGTGAGTGTATGATACCAGATCACAGTGGGTGCAACGCTGAAAATATAAAAGGCTTAGCTAGAGGGTTTGAAGTCACTGAAGATTTTAAATGTCTGAGGAAAAAACTTGAAGGACTTGGGGCTTCGAATAACGAAAACGAGAGAAAGGTCCGTGAAAACCAGAAAGCTAATAAATTAATGTATGAAAGGGCCTTGAAAGAtataagaaaatttagaaaaGATGTCAACGATTATTTAGATAAGGCAGAAACATATGTAACAAATGAGGCAAAGGGCATTGAAAATAGGAATACCAGTTTACTGACGAGGCTAGAACAGGACTGGCAACACCTCTCCTCTAAAATTACTGAAATTGAACAAAAACTAAACACAGAACTGTACTCGGATAGTTCACTGTTTATCCAGACTGTAAATTGCAAGCCCTTAATTCTTGCAATTGAGCAGGAAGTTTCCAGAGTACAAACAGCAAATTGTATCAAAGAATTTGAATTTGTACCAGAAAAGCAGATGCAGCATCTACGTAGCTCCGTACACAATTTCGGACGAATTACAACTTCAGTTAGAGCAGTAAATGCCAGTTTAGAAGCTATGAAACTGCCTAGTGGAGGAGAAGACAAGTCTGTTGATCTTGAGGATGCAGCTGTGGCGAAACCCTTGGACAAGGAGAAACCTG ACCTAAAATCACTTCAGACATTTGCTGTCGGTGCACGTGTACGTAAATCAGGTCTAGGTTTTTGTATG GATCATAGAAGTAGGCCTGGTACTGTAACTGCTATAAATAAAAACTATGGTACTGTCGACGTGAAATGGGATGCAACAGGATATACTGGAAGttatcatatttcattacttcggcttatttga
- the LOC123542398 gene encoding E3 ubiquitin-protein ligase TRIM33-like isoform X2 encodes MEVAGRRVIDDEGDIVEETDIECEPCKGEHVATTANGMCRECEEYMCNTCFRHHLKAKQCRSHVLVDTQNVSLIASHKSAGNVEKCKHHVNEEIKFYCRKHDIVGCGECMIPDHSGCNAENIKGLARGFEVTEDFKCLRKKLEGLGASNNENERKVRENQKANKLMYERALKDIRKFRKDVNDYLDKAETYVTNEAKGIENRNTSLLTRLEQDWQHLSSKITEIEQKLNTELYSDSSLFIQTVNCKPLILAIEQEVSRVQTANCIKEFEFVPEKQMQHLRSSVHNFGRITTSVRAVNASLEAMKLPSGGEDKSVDLEDAAVAKPLDKEKPGS; translated from the exons ATGGAAGTCGCTGGAAGAAGAGTTATTGATGATGAGGGAGATATTGTTGAAGAAACTGACATCGAATGTGAACCATGCAAGGGTGAGCATGTTGCAACCACCGCGAATGGAATGTGTCGTGAATGTGAAGAATATATGTGTAACACATGTTTTCGACATCATTTGAAAGCTAAACAGTGTAGAAGTCACGTTCTGGTTGACACACAAAATGTGTCTTTGATAGCGTCTCATAAAAGTGCTGGAAATGTTGAGAAGTGTAAACACCATgttaatgaagaaataaaattttattgtcgTAAACATGACATTGTAGGATGTGGTGAGTGTATGATACCAGATCACAGTGGGTGCAACGCTGAAAATATAAAAGGCTTAGCTAGAGGGTTTGAAGTCACTGAAGATTTTAAATGTCTGAGGAAAAAACTTGAAGGACTTGGGGCTTCGAATAACGAAAACGAGAGAAAGGTCCGTGAAAACCAGAAAGCTAATAAATTAATGTATGAAAGGGCCTTGAAAGAtataagaaaatttagaaaaGATGTCAACGATTATTTAGATAAGGCAGAAACATATGTAACAAATGAGGCAAAGGGCATTGAAAATAGGAATACCAGTTTACTGACGAGGCTAGAACAGGACTGGCAACACCTCTCCTCTAAAATTACTGAAATTGAACAAAAACTAAACACAGAACTGTACTCGGATAGTTCACTGTTTATCCAGACTGTAAATTGCAAGCCCTTAATTCTTGCAATTGAGCAGGAAGTTTCCAGAGTACAAACAGCAAATTGTATCAAAGAATTTGAATTTGTACCAGAAAAGCAGATGCAGCATCTACGTAGCTCCGTACACAATTTCGGACGAATTACAACTTCAGTTAGAGCAGTAAATGCCAGTTTAGAAGCTATGAAACTGCCTAGTGGAGGAGAAGACAAGTCTGTTGATCTTGAGGATGCAGCTGTGGCGAAACCCTTGGACAAGGAGAAACCTG GATCATAG